CTTACTAAATATAGTACATATgctgttcttttcttctgtgacttattttaaaatgaaaagtttgaaCCTCTTAATCCCCCTTATTTTCACCTattccccgcccacctcccctctagcaactagttctctctagttaagagtctgtctttttgtctctttttgtttgttcgtcTGCTGTGAAATCATGCAGTGCTagtctttctttgacttcttccacttagcattataccctgtaggtccacccacatcattgcaaatggcaagacttactctttttgatggctgagtactattccattgtgtatacatcttcatcctttcatctgtcagtggacacttaggttgtccTAAGTCCAGTGTCCAATATCATAGCTGTTATCAGTAaggctgcagtaaacataagggtgcatgtatcttcaagtcagtgtttctgtttttggggggtaaatacccagagatgtgattactggatcatatggtagttctacttctaattttttgaggaacctccacactttcccacagtggctgcaccagtttgcattcccgccaacagttcatgagagttcctttttctctacgtCGTCACCAACaccatttcttgttttattttcatcctagccgttctgacaggtgtgaggtgataactcattatggttttgatttgcattcccttgATGCAAATcatgtgatgttgagcatcttttcatgtgtctgttggccttctGGATGTCTTCTTAGAGAAAATGTCTGTTGAGGTTCTCTGTTTTAATAAGATTATTTGGCTTCTTTGTTGTGCAGTGCTGTTTTTAATAATTCAGGACATGAACAATTTTGCCAAGtctctaaaaattaaatctaCTGAGTTGCCTTATTTTgtccatttatatatttgtagTGGAATATTCCtgaaaatagaatttcttttcaGGGTTTTCACCGTTTACAACTTTTACTAAATTGCCCTTTTCTCCACCTAAATAAGATATTCGAGCACAAGATAATCCAGTATATCCTTTAGGTGAAGGTCAAATTATTTCTTGTAAATCAATAGCTGAGAAGGATGGAATTTAATTTTCTCCCCAAGTTCTTAATTCTTGTGGTTAGTTAACAAGTGACGTGCAATAAAGACATTGCTTATTTAAatctgttggggtttttttttagattttaactAAAGGAGAGGTTCAAGTATCAGATAAAGAACGGCATACGCAGCTGGAGCAGATGTTCAGGGACATTGCAACTATCGTAGCTGACAAGTGTGTGAACCCTGAAACAAAGAGACCGTATACTGTTATCCTTATTGAGAGAGCCATGAAGGACATCCACTATTCAGTCAAAACCAATAAGAGTACAAAACAGCAGGTGAGTGGCTTTTAATGTCAAAAGGTGTCCACGTGAAAATCAATTTTCtctgaagaaaacattaaaatagtcggtctgtaataataaaatactagttGGAAGCACTTGGGTCGGagatttgggggagggaggaggagaagatggGGCTCGTAGGGAGGagcaatggaattttttttaacaaagtccAAATGTACTACAACTCTCATCTCCTTTCCAAATCAGACCTTTAGAGATAAaacttggagtttttttttttttaatttttttttttcaatttttatttatttatgatagtcagagagagagagaggcagagacataggccgagggagaagcaggctccatgcaccgggagcccgatgtgggattcgatcccgggtctccaggatcacgccctgggccaaaggcaggcgccaaaccgctgcgccacccagggatcccaaaacttgGAGTTTTAAAGAGTTATTCCAACTctgtattttagattttatttatttatatgtacttCACATGCCACACAAGTCATCTTTATAAAGGGAACAGTTCAGTGGTCTATTCACAAAGTTCCTGCAGTCTGCCCTAATTTGACAATATTTCCATTGCCACCAAAAGAAACTCTTGTCaacattagcagtcactccttgTTTTCTCCCTCTTACAAGTGTTTGgcaaatttgttttctgttttctgtggaCTTTTCTATtccagacatttcatataaatggaatcatacaatatgtgtccTTTAAAGGTTCCTACCTGTTATTGTACATGTCAGTACTTCATTCGTTCTTAGGACTTGATAATAACTTGTGTGGAAATACCATATTTCGTTCATGAATATTGGAGTTGTCTAATCCACCGTTTTTATTACAGCCAAACTggatgtataattttttttttttttttttttttttatgtatcattctggttttgatttgcatttccctggtaacTATGATttcagcatattttcatgtgatctttagaaaaatcactaCTTGGACAATTTTTCaatcatttgtgttttcattatcaAGTTGTAAGGGTTctgtatatattctggatactgaTACCTCATCAAATGtgtgatttgctagtattttctcctatttaatgggttgtcttttcactttgttgttaGTTTTTTGAACCACAAAAGTTTGTGTTCTGTAAGtgcaatttatctattttttcctacTGATGTTTCTGTTGTCTGTGTCCTGTCGAAGAACCGCCGCCTAATTCAGCCAGGTGGAAACTGCTTTGTTTTGAATCCCTTAGAAAGTAATGCAGCAGAAGGGGCAAAGAAGTGGccattgttttcaattttgtctTGCTAGGCTTTGGAGGTGATAAAGCAGTTAAAGGAGAAAATGCAGATCGAACGTGCTCACATGAGACTCCGGTTCCTTCTCCCAGTGAATGAAGGGAAGAAGCTGAAAGAAAAGCTCAAGCCACTGATCAAGGTCATAGAGAGTGAAGACTACGGTCAGCAGTTAGAAATTGTAAGACAAAACACTCTTACTCTTTTGCTTCCTTGTTACCAAAGTAGTCTGTTCTCTAGTCATAAATGTGTAATGAATATTTAGAAGGTAAGAACAGTAAGACATTTCCAGAAACCTCTTATTAATTAAGtaataagtaaaaatgtaaagGTCTAAGTGAAATTAAGTTGTAGTTAAAcacactttggattttttttaggtGATTCTATGCTTATTTTGGATGAGAGTATATGTTTTACAGTGAGTCTCTTATTATGAGGAAATTGGAAATAAGACCAGTTGAACAGCCTCATTTAcgacagaactttttttttttttttttttttttttttaagatccatttatttatttgagagaaagagaatctcaagccgactccatgtTGAGCTCGGGgccagatacagggctcaatcctacaaccctgaattcatgacctgagctgaaaccaagggttaggtggtcaaccaactgaaccacccaggtgccctatcacAGAACATTTTATAGAAGCAGCCAAAGAATTTTGTCTTAGAACCTCACCCTACAGTGTCAGACACAGTATAGATTCCATTGTCTGCAAACTCATCCCTTAGGACTTTGCAGCAGCTTCAGTTCAAATGAACTCTAGACTGGGATTGTTGAGCATTTCATTCTAAACCTGAAACAACACATCTGACATTCTGAAGTTGTCAAATCTTTTCAAAACTTTACACGTGATTTCTAAATGGGcctttcaagattttctccttcAGATGTCAATAAAAAGAGGTACTTTCCTGGAACTATAAATGTTCATGCTAAATTTTAGTACAAAAAGAACTATACTTTTCTAGTCCCATTCACTTTACAGCCAAGAAATCCAGAGAAGTCCTCAGACAAGGAGGTTGATGCCCGTCACAGGGCCTACATGCATAAAGACAGTAGAAGGttctggaagacagtatgaaggttcctcagtTGAAAATTAAGTACACTACAATATAGCAATTGCACTAcgaggcatttacccaaagacgCTGATTTGAAGGAGTACGTGCACCCtggtgtttatagcagtattatcaacaatagccaaactatagaaagagcccaagtgtccatcatctgatgaatggataaagttgtggtgtatacatacacacacacacacacacacacacacacacagtggaatattattcagatatcaaaaagaatgaaatcttagcATTTGCAattatgtggatggaactagagggtattattccaaatgaaataagtcagagaaagacaaatatcatatgatttcactcatgtggaatttaagaaacctaGCAGGTGAAAATAAGAGGGGAAAGACAAAAATAGAGATGCAagccataaaagactcttaatgatGGAGGACAaattgagggttgatggagagagGAGATAGGTGGGGGATGGCCTTAAGGAGGGCACtagttatgatgagcactggttgcTATTATGTAAGcttgagtcactaaattctactcttgaaaccaaaATTTCATTGTTATCtaactagagtttaaataaaaattgggggggggggagacgcTGGACTAGAACCCCGTCTGCTCCCCTGTGCATTGTCTTCGCTCTTTCATTGTAGAACTGTAGCAGCAGGGACATCCGGAAAGTGTCATGTGTTTGTCTTAGAGGAGCTAAAGCCGTGTTCATACTGTTGCTTTGCTCATCTTCATGTGGTGAGCAGCTGTGTTCCGTGTTTCAGGTGTGTCTAATTGACCCGGGCTGCTTCAGAGAAATTGATGAGCtaataaaaaaggagacaaaaggcAAAGGTTCTTTGGAAGTACTCAACTTGAAAGATGTGGAAGAAGGAGATGAGAAATTTGAATAACATCCATCAAGCTCTTCAGCTCTAAAACactaaagtattttcttttcccaCAGTCCTCTTTTCTGTGGTCTGCTAAATACTTGCTCAAACTGTTGGACATTTTCTATCTTTGTGGTAACGTATACACAAAAAGACTTTCCTAATGAGTATTACACTGTGGGATTCATTTAGTTTTAATGATAAAGTGGGGTTTTAGGCAAAAACGAAAAATCCAAGCTGCAGAGGGCAGAGTAACATGTTGCTACTGTCTCGTGCCTTGTACTTCCCAATGTGCAATTTATCCGAGGCAACTCTTGTGGGTAAAAAGTTAAACTTTGCACATTATATGTGATAAAATAAATGCAGGAGGGTATGACAATATGACAAAAGGAGTGTTTGCTGAAGAAAACATAATGTCTTATTTGTACTTAATGAAACATGTGACCTAATACAAAGTTTGGATGATGACTTCCTGATTATCTGAAAAATAGTTCTGTGATGACTGCAGGACTGAAGGAATATTCGTTAAATGTGCTGCCATAAACTAGATTATTCTCGGTAAAGAATAAAGTCATTTGTTTCTAATCCTtaaagtttataatatatattaatatagctGAATTATATGTAACCAATAAAAccactctttatttttattaaactgtGTCTTGTGTTTCTAGACAGCTTCTAAgctccctttcctctgccttctgTCTGGTAGGGTTGGAGAGTTCTCAGCAGGATGAAATAAGTCCTTTGAGGAATGGCGAGTGGTTAGAACAGGGCCTGTTCTGATGGACACCTGATAAATCTTAATCGTTTAGGAAGTAATTGAATATAAGTATTTTAGTACTTAAACACTTAAATGGACCAcgtgcaagtttttaaaaatctgcttgtCTTCAAAGGAGATACTCTATAGTGTTTTACTCAAAATGAACATGTGGTTGTGTTTCGTGGACAGAACTTTTTAACTGAGAGTTTTTGAATTGAACAGGTCCAGATGGGTTTTATAAGCACATAGAATTCACTGCTGATACAAGCACTCAGAAATGGCCCATTTGAAATTATGAAGTTAAAGTTGCTTCTCATAGTGTTAGAAGAAATACTCCTGCTTGATAAGTTGAGAACACTATATGTAATGTTGAATTACTGTTTTGATACCAGTCCTTAAGATGGCCCTCTGATTCCATTTTACTGGTACAGATTATTGCTTCATAAAGATGATCTAAACTCAAAGgcccagaaaataattttagccaGTGAAGCTTATCTCCAGCTTAGATAATCAGTGTTTCAGGTTGGAAGTCCTCAAGATTGGAAATGTTCAGTAGATGCATCTTGAGTAGGAAAGTTCACCAGTTAGAACATCTCCTTTAGTTTTTCTCATCCTCATTATTCATCTCCTAAAAAGCCAGACCTTTAAGAAATGTCAAATGTAGATCACCTGTGAGTCacacattaaacattaaaaactgTTTGCCTTATATAAATCTCATTACTCAAAAGTAGGTAAAAATTTTGGTTCTCAATCATGCTCCCAGGACCGGTGCTATAATGGGTTGTTTTAAAGTTCTAAGGATTGagctgttttcttttgctttctcaatATAAGCTGTATTGTGTATGTTTGgtcaaaatgatattttagaattAGTCCTTTCCTGTTGGCATAGCTTCTTTCTGCGAAGCGTTGCTTATACCCATTCACAATTGCTCCAGCCCATGGACCTCACGCCACTTTGAAACCCCTCATAGGCCTGGATTTCACCCTATGTTGCGTTCTGGAGAGCGGCTTACAAAATTCCCACCTGGCATGCTAGATGGtgagctcctcaagggcaggaGATGAGCCATTGTGCCTTTGGACCCAATAGACGTGGGTTAAATGTCTGTGGATTGATACGTGCTCTCTCAGTGAGGGCTGGCAGAGGTGAGGATGGGAGATGACAAATTTGTCCAGTGAATGACTTGGTCAAATCCCTCTTTAAAGCTAGAAAGGGTGTCAAGCTTTGAGCTAAGGCTTCCCACCCTTCATACTGATGCATGCTAATATGCCACTTGGTTTCTGGTCTGCACAGATGCACagatttcccccacccccaccacccccagctctcGGAGTCTCTGCCTGCAACCAGTCTCTCTTACATTTATTTGCCCCAGGCTGTCATAAACACCTGTACTCTATGGACTGTGATGGGAAATGGGGTAGAattccctgggcggctcagcggttagtgcccaccttcggcccagggtgtgatcctggagtcctgggatcaagtcccacatcaggcttcctgcatggagcctgcttctccctctgcctgtgtctctgcctcttgctctctctgtgtctctcatgaatgaataaataaaatcttaaaaaaaaaaactcctaagcAGTAGCTAacaccattgattttttttttttttcttgcatgctACCCTCAAGCCCACATCATGAGGTTCTCTACAACTTTGGTAGTAATGAGTCTCGTTATCTTTGTAAGTTTTTTGCCAGCCTGCTCTCACATTACTGAAATTCAAAGTATTGGTtattggaaaacatttttctgcTGCTGTACAATGGTGGATGGTTGCACATATTTTGCCATTGACAGTAATAGCTGAGGGGACAATGGCCATTGATTTTTCATCTCCATGTGTATATACCTATCATGGTACTTGGAAAGTTAATGAGTATAAGTGGAATTTTATGGCAACAATTCCGAGCTAAAAGTATAATCTTGACCTAAATATCATTTGGCTATTGCAGCTCCTACAGAGGAATGATTTCACAATACACCTAGTTGAGTTGCTGGGGGCCCGTTCCAAATACCCTGGAAGAGTTTTCGGTTTCACCAAATTCCTAGTTGGATAAGATTTCTGGTTAACAGAGAGTGGAGGTAAATGAGTTGTGGAGTTAAAGAAGGCAGAGTCATTTTTACTGCAGAGGAAAGTAGACTTGTTTCCTACACTCACACCATATCTCAGGATGTTTTTCCATCTGTTGAGCCACTTGAATGCCCAAAAAATTCATGGTAGAACTCTTCTTGTGGTCACCAAGGATAGTTAACATACTTTTCAAGTGATGAGGTCCACAGGCTTATTTCTTACTGTCacatggagagagaaaatgaatcaaGACTAGAAATCTTGcatgtaattaaggtaaaatagtTTATGGATTTACAAATAAAACTTTGCAGATTATATGGAtacaagagtggttcaatattcaatttcacaacatcaaaaagaaaggataaaaactatatgatcatttcaatagatgtagaaaaaccATGTGACAacacatccattcatgataaaaactcaacaaagtaggtttagagggaacacatctcaatataataaaggccttatatgaagaACCCATCACTATCCTCTTAACTCGATGGCAAGAAAGCTTTTTCTGTAAGttaaggaacaagacaaggatgtccactctcacttttattcaacttagtactggaaatcctagccacagcaatcagacaagaaaaaggaataaaaggcatccagattacttttttttttttgcatccagatttctaaggaagaaataaaactcactatttgcaggcgcctgagtggctcagttgattaagcatctgcctttagcttgggctgtgatctcagggtctgggatcaagtccctcatccacctccctgctcagtagggagcctgcttctccctctgcctctctcccccttcttgtgctctctctctctctctctctctctcactcacactctctctcaaatgaataatttaaaaaaaatatttgcaaatgacatgatactaagaaaaccccaaataacccaccaaaaaactactagaactgataaatgaatttgataagatgcaggatacaaaataagtgtacagaaatccattgcatttctatacactaataatgaaacagcaggacacctggggggctcagttaagcgaccaactcttgattttggatcaggtcgtgatcttagagtcatgagattgagccctgtgtcaggctccttgctcatcgggaatctgcttaagactctttccttctgcttctctccctgccccctcctctccgCCACTCAAacaaatctctttctctcaaacaaatcttagagaaaaaaaaaaaaagggcagcaaaaagaaactaagaaaacaatcccatttacaattgcatcaaaaataataaaaatacctggaataaacttaaccaaggaggtgaaagatgcTGTACTCAAACCTGTAAAGcaccaatgaaagaaattgaagatgacacaaacaaatggaaaggcatCCCATGCTcgtggactggaagaacaaatactgttaaaaagtccatactacccagagcaatgtagagatttaatgcaatctctaccaCAACACtagcaacatttttcacagaacaagaacaaataatcttaaattttatatggaactacaaaagacacagaatagccaaagcaatctcaaaaaagaaaactaaagctggaaatatcacaatttcagatttcaagatgCAAtacatcaaaacagtatggtactagcacagaagtaaacacatagatcaatggaacagaacagaaagctcAGAAACTCGCAATCAtgtagtcaattaatcttcaacgaagaagacatgaataagcAATAGGAAAAAGTCTAACAAAtcgtgttgggaaaactggaccactttctcataccatgcacaaaaataactcaaaatggattaaaagacCTAGATGTGAgctatgaaaccataaaaatcctagaagagaacacaagcagtaatttctttgacatcagcggtagcaacatctttctagatatgtctcctgataaaaaggaaacaaaagaaaaataaactgttaggactacatcaaaataaaaaaaacttctgcacaccaaagtaaacaacaaaactaaaagacaacctactgaatgagagaagatatttgcaaatgacagatctgataaagggttagtatgcaACACACATAAAGGGCTTACACACGCAATTCaacaccaaccccccccccaataatccagttaaaaggcagaagacatgaacagacatttctccaaggaagacatacagaaggccaacagacacataaaaagatgctcaacatcattcattatcAGGGGAATACACTCCTGAATACAaagagatattacctcacacctgtcagaatggctaaaatgaacaacataagaaaaaagtgttggggaggatgtggagaaaaaccctcatgcactgtcaatgggaatgcaaactggtgcagccactgtggaagacagtatggaaggtcctcaaaaaattaagaatagaattatcatatgatccagtaatgacactactaggtatttacccgaaggatacaaaaacactcatttgaaaggatatatgcacccctttgtttatagcagcattatttccaatagccaaattatggaagcaaatgtccatcaactgatgagggataaagaatatattttatacacacacacacacacacacacgagagagagagagagagagaatggaatattattcagccacaaaaagaatgaaatcttgccatatgcaacaTGAATAGGTCTATAAGGtgtaatactaagtgaaataagtcagtcaaagacaaataccatatcacTCATatggactttaaaaaacaaaacaaatgagtaaagaaagagacaaaataaaaaaacagattcttaatgatagagaacaaactatggttaccagagaggagtgggtaggggatggatgaaataggtaatGCAGATTAAGCTGCTTGCAAATATAAATCTCCTGATCCAAAGACACAAGGGCAATCAATCACaggtatttataaaaaataataataaaaataaaaaatcacaggTATTTATTTATCACAAAGCTGCTTCTCACAGGAGCAACTCTACATAGTGTGTTTTTGTCTCAAAAGGCCCAGATTTATGTATAATGGTTCATTCTCCCAAGCAACCCAAGGAAGCCAGCTAGTCCTTAATAAAATGCTGATTGCCAAACTTCAAAATCCTTATTCTCAACAATAGTCCCAATGTTTATGAGTTTATGTATAAGAAAtttttatgggggatccctgggtggcgcagcggtttggcgcctgcctttggcccagggcgcgatcctggagacctaggatcgaatcccacgtcgggctcccggtgcatggagcctgcttctccctctgcctgtgtctctgcctctctctctctcactgtgtgcctatcataaaaaaataataataataataaaaaaaataaaactttaaaaaaaaagaaatttttataaaatgtttagcaTAAGAATTTTtataagatgtttaaaaatgtttaatttttattaaaaaataattgcatgATTGCTTTCCCAACTCCCTGCTAGGGCGATCCAAACTTACTAACCAAATCACTTTGGATGAGATGAGGAGCCTGGAACAAAGGCTGCccagacaatttttaaaaaggtcaatcAGGAGAAAGTTGTCTTACCAAATAATAAAACCATCTGCATGGCTGCTATGATCAAGGCAATGTAGATCAAGGCATAGAATAGACAAGTCAACCAATGTAATAGAGCAGAGCCCAGAAATGTGGGGCCCAAAcccaaaacagatgaaaatttaatatatgataaaaGAAGTTCTGGTAGGCAAAATAATGCCTCTGCCCACCTACCCACCCAACCAAAATGCCCATGCCCATGCCCTCATCCCTGGAGCTTGTGAATATACTTCTCCACATGGCAAGAGAAATTTTGCAGATGGCattaaagttactttaaaatggggagattattttggattatccAGATGGTCCCGGTATAATCATATGTGCccttaaaaatggaagaggaaagcaGACTGACTGGTTCAAAAATGTacaggggcagggcagccccggtggcccagcggtttagtgctgccttcaacccgaggtgtgatcctggagacccgggatcgagtcccgcgtcgggctccctgcatggagcctgcttctccctctgcctgtgtctctgcctctctctctctctctgtctctatgaataaataaataaaatctttttaaaaaatgtacaggggAAAAAGAGGCAGGAAAGGGTTGCAGCATGAGAGGTACTTTACCTACCTTTGCTGGCATTGAAGATAAAGGAATGGGACTTTAAGCCAAAGAACTCAAAGGGCCTCCAGAAGCTGGGAAGGACCCTCCACTGGAAGCCACCAAGGAAATGGGCAGCTGAAAGGaactaaattctaaaaaaaaaaaaaaaaacctggaatagTAAGGAAACAATTTTCTCCTAAAGCCCCCAGGATGGAACACAACCCTGCTGACCCTTTGATTTTCCGCAGTGAGACCCATACTGGGCTTCTGACACACAACATTGTATGAGCTTCTGACATACAGAACTTCAAGGTAACCAGTACATTTAAACTGCTA
The sequence above is drawn from the Canis lupus baileyi chromosome 8, mCanLup2.hap1, whole genome shotgun sequence genome and encodes:
- the SBDS gene encoding ribosome maturation protein SBDS; this translates as MSIFTPTNQIRLTNVAVVRMKRAGKRFEIACYKNKVVGWRSGVEKDLDEVLQTHSVFVNVSKGQVAKKEDLISAFGTDDQTEICKQILTKGEVQVSDKERHTQLEQMFRDIATIVADKCVNPETKRPYTVILIERAMKDIHYSVKTNKSTKQQALEVIKQLKEKMQIERAHMRLRFLLPVNEGKKLKEKLKPLIKVIESEDYGQQLEIVCLIDPGCFREIDELIKKETKGKGSLEVLNLKDVEEGDEKFE